In Struthio camelus isolate bStrCam1 chromosome 4, bStrCam1.hap1, whole genome shotgun sequence, a genomic segment contains:
- the SPP1 gene encoding osteopontin has protein sequence MKVAVLCLCLISMTVAWPVSKSKQHAVSASSEEKYDSRGHHSHRHHHRHVNSHSQESLLHPRDDLASPQQTLRSSEEKAVVPVGLRFTDVTSKSHEDPDDDVDDNDSDDTDESDEVVTNFPTDTPVTAPFPPYPFTRGDNAGRGDSVAYRIKAKALVVKPSKLHKAARKLIVHDATEEDESALAADSRQAGLSREDLGAHRSAGKYADSGEWRDKSRGQDSDEVVRKVPDRSLENDSRQKLDSLEAEVGDSSERGARGDSPLSKESRESQAHVLAGLDDNSNQTLESAEDLKDRRGLEDNEVTL, from the exons ATGAAGGTGGCAGTGCTTTGTTTGTGCCTTATCAGCATGACCGTTGCATGGCCA GTGAGTAAATCCAAGCAGCATGCCGTTTCTGccagctctgaagaaaaatat GACTCCAGGGGCCATCATTCGCACAGACATCACCACCGCCACGTGAATTCTCACTCTCAGGAGAGTCTGCTGCATCCACGAGATGACCTGGCATCACCTCAGCAG ACTCTCcgttcttcagaagaaaaagctgtTGTCCCCGTAGGACTG CGCTTTACGGACGTGACAAGCAAGAGCCATGAAGACCCAGATGACGATGTAGATGATAACGATTCCGACGACACAGATGAATCTGATGAGGTTGTCACGAATTTCCCCACCGATACGCCCGTAACCGCACCCTTCCCTCCCTACCCTTTCACCCGGGGAGACAACGCGGGCAGAGGCGACAGCGTGGCATACAGAATTAAGGCAAAAGCCTTGGTGGTGAAGCCCAGCAAGCTCCACAAAGCTGCAAGAAAG CTGATAGTACACGATGCCACCGAGGAGGACGAGAGCGCCCTGGCCGCGGACAGCCGCCAAGCGGGGCTCTCCCGGGAGGACCTGGGGGCACACCGCTCCGCCGGGAAGTACGCCGACAGCGGGGAATGGCGGGACAAGAGCCGCGGGCAGGACAGCGACGAGGTGGTCCGCAAAGTGCCCGACCGCAGCCTGGAGAACGACAGCCGGCAGAAACTCGACAGCCTTGAGGCCGAGGTGGGGGACAGCAGCGAGCGGGGGGCCAGAGGCGACAGCCCCCTGAGcaaggagagcagggagagccagGCCCACGTCTTGGCTGGGCTCGACGATAACAGCAATCAAACCTTGGAGAGCGCTGAAGATCTTAAAGATCGTCGCGGCCTTGAAGATAACGAAGTCACCCTTTAA
- the PKD2 gene encoding polycystin-2 — MAGRGGCRRGREQLELERLGEPVRAGSCPPPPSPPLSSCSRQAWSRDNPGFEPEEEEAAVAAAAATAGPVLEMDLEWGRPGAGAASSLGSGAAGRGGSGRRQRRLPAGRGGAAAAAGGTEAPSRHQVPPDGVAPHRAAWAKRLARRLRGLWGTRLMEENNTSRERYLKSVLRELITYLIFLVVLCVLTYGTVSSSMYYYTRVMSQLFLETPVSKMEKTDFKTLSTMDDFWKFTEGPLLDGLYWEMWYNNKTMAENKSFIYYENLLLGVPRIRQLKVRNGSCSIPEDLKDEIKDCYDVYSVANEDTAPFGLRNGTAWTYTNEKDLNGSSHWGLIATYSGAGYYQDLSRTREVTAMQIASLKKNLWLDRGTRAAFIDFSVYNANINLFCVVRLLVEFPATGGLVTSWQFQPVKLIHYISTFDFFLAACEMAFCLFVLYYMVEEILEIHIHRLHYFRSLWNCLDILIIVLSVVAIGINVYRTSTVDMLLKKLLEDQNSFPNFEPLAYWQIQFNNIAAVTVFFVWIKLFKFVNFNRTMSQLSTTMSRCVKDVIGFAIMFFIIFLAYAQLAYLVFGTQIDDFSTFQDCVFTQFRIILGDFNFTEVEEANRILGPVYFTTFVFFMFFILLNMFLAIINDTYSEVKSDMAQQKAEMELSDLIRKGYNKAMIKLKLKKTTVDDISESLRQGGGKLNFDELRQDLKGKGHTDAEIEAIFTKYDQDGDQELTEHEHQQMRDDLEKEREDLDLDRSSLPRPLSSRSFPRSLDDSEEDEDEDSGHSSRRRGSSSSGVSYEEFQVLMRRVDRMEHSIGSIVSKIDAVIVKLEAMERAKLKRRDVLGRLLDGVTEDERLGRDNEIHREQMERLVREELERWESDDTASQMSHRLGTPLGLNGQPRSRSSRPSSSQSDGIDGGGGGNGGNNIHV, encoded by the exons atggcgggccgcgggggctgccgtcGCGGGcgggagcagctggagctggagcggtTGGGCGAGCCGGTGCGGGCCGGCTCCTGCCctccgccgccgtcgccgccgctcTCCTCCTGCTCGCGGCAGGCCTGGAGCCGGGACAACCCGGGCTTCgagcccgaggaggaggaggcggcggtggcggcggcggcggcgacggcggggcCGGTGCTGGAGATGGACCTGGAGTGGGGCCGCCCCGGAGCCGGTGCTGCGTCGTCGTtaggcagcggggcggcggggcgcggcggcagcgggcggcggcagcggcggctcccggccgggcgcggcggggcggcggcggcggcgggcgggacgGAGGCGCCGAGCCGCCACCAGGTGCCGCCCGACGGGGTCGCGCCGCACCGAGCGGCCTGGGCCAAGCGCCTGGCGCGgcgcctgcgag GTCTGTGGGGCACAAGACTCATGGAAGAGAACAACACTAGCAGAGAGCGATATCTGAAAAGTGTTTTACGGGAGCTGATAACATACCTGATTTTTCTTGTGGTCTTGTGTGTCC TGACGTACGGGACAGTGAGTTCCAGTATGTACTATTACACCAGGGTAATGTCGCAGCTCTTCCTGGAAACACCTGTATCAAAAATGGAGAAAACTGATTTCAAAACTTTGTCCACAATGGACGACTTCTGGAAG ttCACTGAAGGCCCTTTGCTGGATGGTCTTTACTGGGAGATGTGGTATAACAACAAAACCATGGCCGAAAACAAAAGCTTCATTTATTACGAGAACCTGCTTCTCGGGGTGCCTCGCATTCGGCAGCTGAAAGTGAGAAACGGTTCGTGCTCAATACCTGAAGATTTAAAGGATGAAATCAAAGACTGCTATGATGTCTATTCTGTAGCTAATGAAGACACTGCTCCTTTTGGGCTTCGAAACGGAACAGC TTGGACATACACCAATGAGAAGGATTTGAATGGGAGCAGCCACTGGGGCTTGATTGCCACATATAGCGGAGCGGGTTATTATCAAGACCTCTCAAGGACCAGAGAAGTGACAGCCATGCAGATTGCTAGCCTTAAGAAGAACCTGTGGCTGGACAGAGGCACAAGAGCAGCTTTCATTGATTTCTCCGTATACAATGCAAACATCAACTTATTTTGTGTTGTTAG gttgtTAGTGGAGTTTCCAGCAACTGGAGGCCTTGTTACATCTTGGCAGTTTCAGCCAGTGAAGCTGATTCACTACATCTCTACTTTCGATTTTTTCCTGGCAGCCTGTGAAATggcattttgtctttttgttctttattataTGGTGGAAGAGATCTTAGAAATTCACATTCATAGACTGCACTACTTCAGGAGTCTCTGGAATTGTCTTGATATCCTGATCATTGTG CTCTCTGTGGTAGCTATAGGAATTAACGTCTATAGGACATCAACTGTAGATATGCTCCTGAAGAAACTACTGGAAGATCAAAACTCATTCCCCAATTTTGAACCTTTGGCATATTGGCAAATACAGTTCAACAATATTGCTGCAGTCACTGTGTTTTTTGTCTGGATTAAG ctcTTCAAATTTGTGAACTTCAACAGAACGATGAGTCAGTTATCCACTACCATGTCTCGCTGTGTCAAAGATGTCATTGGCTTTGCtattatgttttttattattttcttagcaTATGCTCAGTTGGCCTATCTTGTCTTTGGCACTCAAATTGATGACTTCAGCACTTTCCAGGACTGCGT attTACTCAGTTCCGCATCATTTTGGGAGACTTTAACTTCACAGAGGTTGAAGAAGCTAATCGAATTTTGGGACCAGTTTATTTCACTACATTTGTGTTCTTTATGTTCTTCATTCTTTTG AACATGTTTTTGGCCATTATCAATGATACATATTCCGAAGTCAAATCAGATATGGCACAGCAGAAGGCAGAAATGGAACTGTCGGACCTTATCAGAAAG GGCTACAACAAAGCCATGATCAAACTTAAATTGAAGAAAACTACTGTTGATGACATTTCAGAAAGCCTGAGGCAAGGTGGGGGGAAACTAAATTTTGATGAACTCCGACAGGATCTAAAAGG GAAGGGCCACACTGATGCAGAGATTGAAGCAATATTTACCAAATACGACCAGGATGGGGACCAGGAATTGACAGAGCACGAACATCAGCAGATGAGAGATGACCTGGAGAAAGAGAGG GAGGATCTCGATCTGGATAGGAGCTCTCTGCCACGTCCTCTGAGCAGCCGCAGCTTCCCCCGGAGCTTGGATGACTCTGAGGAGGACGAGGATGAAGACAGTGGACACAGTTCTAGGAGGAGGGGCAGCAGCTCTAGTGGGGTTTCCTACGAAGAGTTCCAAGT GCTTATGAGGCGGGTCGATCGCATGGAGCATTCTATTGGCAGTATTGTTTCCAAGATTGACGCTGTTATTGTAAAGCTTGAAGCAATGGAGAGGGCCAAACTGAAAAGAAGAGATGTGTTAGGGAGATTGTTGGATGGAGTGACGGAG GATGAAAGACTGGGTCGAGACAATGAAATCCACAGGGAACAAATGGAGCGGCTTGTGCGAGAGGAGTTGGAGCGCTGGGAATCAGATGATACAGCATCCCAAATGAGCCATCGTTTGGGAACGCCACTTGGACTGAACGGCCAGCCTCGTTCGAGGAGCTCCCGACCGTCCTCCTCACAGTCAGATGGTattgatggaggaggaggaggaaatggggGGAATAACATCCATGTGTAA